One genomic window of Vibrio parahaemolyticus includes the following:
- the rlmE gene encoding 23S rRNA (uridine(2552)-2'-O)-methyltransferase RlmE, producing MSKQKHSASSGRWLKEHFDDKYANEARKKGYRSRAYFKIDEIQTKDKLLKPGMTVVDLGAAPGGWSQYAAKIVGDSGQIIACDLLPMDPIAGVSFLQGDFRDDAVLEALLDRIQPSMVDVVMSDMAPNIAGNNSVDQPRAMYLVELALDMCRQVLAPNGSFVVKVFQGEGFDQYVKEVRDMFKVVKIRKPDSSRARSREVFVVATGYKG from the coding sequence GTTGAAAGAACACTTTGATGATAAATACGCGAATGAAGCCCGTAAAAAAGGATATCGTTCACGTGCGTACTTCAAGATTGATGAAATCCAAACAAAAGATAAGTTGTTAAAACCTGGCATGACAGTGGTCGATTTAGGTGCTGCTCCGGGTGGATGGTCTCAATATGCTGCTAAAATAGTAGGAGATAGTGGTCAGATTATTGCTTGTGATTTACTTCCTATGGATCCAATAGCTGGTGTAAGTTTCTTGCAAGGTGACTTCCGAGACGATGCCGTGTTAGAGGCGTTGCTTGATAGAATTCAACCATCAATGGTTGATGTTGTAATGTCTGATATGGCGCCGAACATTGCAGGTAACAACTCTGTCGATCAACCACGCGCAATGTATTTAGTTGAATTGGCTTTAGATATGTGTCGACAAGTTCTAGCGCCTAATGGTAGCTTTGTCGTAAAGGTTTTCCAGGGTGAAGGCTTCGATCAATACGTGAAAGAAGTCCGAGACATGTTTAAAGTCGTAAAAATCAGAAAACCAGACTCATCGCGAGCTCGCTCCCGAGAAGTCTTTGTTGTAGCCACTGGTTACAA